The following proteins are encoded in a genomic region of Mycoplasma sp. NEAQ87857:
- a CDS encoding IS1634 family transposase, translating to MKKEKWIIVRSKRKDTYYITAAISNGHARGYKRSIGLGNLEKLEKSTKDPINLLKEACVNWDPEWPKDKILQEVNRVLKNSVVESKVVNYGHQILFNTIDDLDIFDKTKETRSKELIKILKFIISTRILKQQSLIKTFESIPDYEIEFDSKKTTFYNSLDYLSDNKTTILKNINNSLISKNLRSVDVMWFDSSTVYFETFTSLGLKHPGYSKDGKFKEDQIVVGLITDENGIPIHYKLFKGNTADPNTFIPFINEIKKIYNLRMVTIIADRGMSTNKNIRFLEQNNIDFIISYRLKIATKRTKLFAQDPEGYVDLDNFKFKEETYESLWQKKRPNGRTRRRIITYSEKRAKKDKQDRQILIDNFNKKAKNGIVAQADLLAGKKYKFFKEIENGKTTSYKLDYEKIERDKKFDGLYAYETSRHDLTVQDVVDLYAKQWQVEENFRTLKNALRIRPVYVRSDKHIEGYFLLCFISLVLMRCLLTLVNKNLEPVLGVKNERFTNTRLIKAILSANKYVEVINSKIITEKLIENKDNMKHLNDFAIIKKILETQKP from the coding sequence ATGAAAAAAGAAAAGTGAATTATTGTTAGAAGTAAAAGAAAAGACACATACTACATCACAGCTGCTATCTCAAATGGTCATGCTAGAGGTTACAAGCGAAGTATTGGTTTGGGGAATTTAGAAAAATTAGAAAAATCTACAAAAGACCCAATTAATCTCTTAAAAGAAGCTTGTGTTAATTGAGATCCTGAATGACCTAAAGATAAAATTTTGCAAGAAGTAAATAGAGTTCTTAAAAATTCAGTTGTTGAATCAAAAGTTGTTAATTATGGTCATCAAATTTTATTTAACACAATCGATGACTTGGATATTTTTGATAAAACTAAAGAAACAAGATCAAAAGAATTGATAAAAATATTGAAATTTATAATTTCAACACGTATCTTAAAACAACAAAGTCTTATTAAAACTTTTGAAAGTATTCCTGATTATGAAATAGAATTTGATTCAAAAAAGACTACATTTTACAACTCTTTAGATTATCTTTCAGATAATAAAACAACTATTTTAAAAAACATCAATAATTCATTAATTTCTAAAAACTTAAGATCTGTTGATGTTATGTGATTTGATTCATCAACTGTATATTTTGAAACTTTTACAAGTTTAGGTCTTAAACATCCTGGATATTCAAAAGATGGAAAATTCAAAGAAGATCAAATTGTAGTAGGTTTAATCACTGATGAAAATGGTATTCCAATCCATTACAAATTATTTAAAGGCAATACAGCTGACCCAAACACTTTCATTCCATTTATCAACGAAATCAAGAAAATTTACAACCTTAGAATGGTTACAATAATTGCTGATAGAGGAATGAGTACCAATAAAAACATTAGATTCCTAGAACAGAATAATATAGATTTCATAATCTCTTACAGATTAAAAATCGCTACTAAAAGAACTAAATTATTCGCTCAAGATCCTGAAGGATATGTAGATTTAGATAATTTTAAATTCAAAGAAGAAACTTATGAATCACTTTGACAGAAAAAACGTCCAAACGGAAGAACTAGACGTAGAATAATAACTTATAGTGAAAAACGTGCTAAAAAAGATAAACAAGATAGACAAATTCTTATTGATAATTTCAATAAAAAAGCTAAAAATGGTATTGTTGCTCAAGCTGATTTACTTGCTGGTAAAAAATACAAATTCTTTAAAGAAATTGAAAATGGTAAAACAACTTCTTATAAGTTAGATTATGAAAAAATCGAAAGAGATAAAAAGTTTGATGGTTTATATGCTTATGAAACATCAAGACACGATCTTACAGTTCAAGATGTTGTTGATTTATATGCAAAACAATGACAAGTTGAAGAAAACTTCAGAACTTTAAAAAACGCTTTAAGAATTAGACCTGTGTATGTGCGAAGTGATAAACACATTGAAGGATATTTCCTTTTATGCTTTATATCATTGGTTCTTATGAGATGTTTACTAACTTTAGTAAATAAAAACTTAGAACCTGTATTAGGTGTTAAAAACGAAAGATTTACCAACACAAGATTAATAAAAGCAATTTTAAGTGCTAATAAATATGTTGAAGTGATAAATTCAAAAATTATCACTGAAAAATTAATAGAAAATAAAGATAATATGAAACATTTAAATGATTTTGCTATTATCAAAAAGATATTAGAAACTCAAAAACCGTAA
- the lepA gene encoding translation elongation factor 4 — MNKDKIKNFSIIAHIDHGKSTLSDRILEYTNTVANRDLKAQFLDSMELEQERGITIKLNAVQIKYKDYTFHLIDTPGHVDFTYEVSRSLAASEGALLIVDATQGIEAQTLANVYLALENNLEIIPVINKIDLPSADVEGVKREIEEVIGIPTDNAILVSAKTGQGVDQLLEAIVKYIPSPKDADDDKPLKALIFDSYFDPYRGVVMLVRIFEGKLKTGDKFIFMSRNKEEQDYHVIDLGVRNPYETKKDFLEAGEVGWVSAAIRDAKEVNVGDTITLAKKPTDKALPGYKKMKPVVFTGFYPIDTRDYSLLKESLEKISLSDSSITWEQETSKALGFGFRVGFLGLLHMEILQERLDREYKVGIIATAPSVEYKVFMTKGEIEMISNPSLLPDRTFIDHIEEPYIEASIFIPNEYIGNVMELCQNKRGIYKSLDALDEKRSNVVYELPLAETIFDFFDRLKSTTKGYASFEYEWIGYRNSDLVKVDILLNGDKVDAFSIITHRDKAYEASRELCKKLKDAIPRQNFEVPVQATIGGKIIARETIKAYRKDVTAKLYGGDVTRRQKLLKKQKEGKKRMKKLGSIEVPQEAFLSILKTNIDNKK; from the coding sequence ATGAATAAAGACAAAATTAAAAATTTTTCAATTATTGCTCATATCGATCATGGTAAAAGCACCTTATCTGATCGTATTTTAGAATATACCAATACAGTAGCAAATAGAGATTTAAAAGCTCAATTTCTTGATTCAATGGAACTTGAACAAGAAAGAGGAATCACAATTAAATTAAATGCAGTACAAATTAAATATAAAGATTATACTTTTCATTTAATTGATACTCCTGGACATGTTGATTTTACTTATGAAGTTTCAAGATCTCTTGCTGCTTCTGAAGGAGCATTATTAATTGTTGATGCAACTCAAGGTATAGAAGCTCAAACATTAGCTAATGTTTATTTAGCTTTAGAGAATAATTTAGAAATCATTCCTGTAATTAATAAAATTGATTTACCTAGTGCTGATGTAGAAGGGGTAAAAAGAGAAATAGAAGAAGTTATTGGTATCCCTACTGATAATGCTATTTTAGTTTCTGCAAAAACTGGACAAGGGGTAGATCAATTATTAGAAGCTATAGTTAAATATATCCCTTCACCTAAAGATGCTGATGATGATAAACCATTAAAAGCTTTAATTTTTGATAGTTACTTTGATCCTTATCGTGGTGTAGTTATGCTAGTTAGAATTTTTGAAGGAAAATTAAAAACTGGTGATAAATTCATCTTTATGTCAAGAAATAAAGAAGAGCAAGATTATCACGTTATAGATCTAGGGGTTAGAAATCCTTATGAAACTAAAAAAGATTTTTTAGAAGCTGGAGAAGTTGGATGAGTTTCAGCAGCTATTAGAGATGCTAAAGAAGTTAATGTTGGAGATACTATTACTTTAGCTAAAAAACCAACAGATAAAGCACTTCCTGGATATAAAAAAATGAAACCAGTAGTATTTACCGGATTTTATCCTATTGATACTAGAGATTATTCACTATTAAAAGAAAGCTTAGAAAAAATTTCACTTAGTGATTCATCAATCACTTGAGAGCAAGAAACTTCTAAAGCTTTAGGATTTGGATTTAGAGTTGGATTTTTAGGCTTATTACATATGGAAATCCTTCAAGAAAGATTAGATAGAGAATATAAAGTTGGAATCATAGCAACTGCACCTTCAGTTGAATATAAAGTATTTATGACCAAAGGTGAAATAGAAATGATTTCTAACCCTTCATTATTACCTGATCGTACCTTTATTGATCACATTGAAGAACCTTACATTGAAGCAAGTATTTTTATTCCTAATGAATATATTGGAAACGTAATGGAACTTTGCCAAAATAAAAGAGGGATTTATAAATCACTTGATGCTTTAGATGAAAAACGTTCAAATGTAGTTTATGAATTACCGCTTGCAGAAACCATTTTTGATTTCTTTGATCGTTTAAAATCAACCACTAAAGGTTATGCTTCATTTGAATATGAATGAATTGGATATAGAAATAGCGATTTAGTTAAAGTTGATATTTTACTTAATGGAGATAAAGTTGATGCTTTTTCAATTATTACCCATAGAGATAAAGCTTATGAAGCATCAAGAGAATTATGTAAAAAACTTAAAGATGCTATTCCGAGACAAAACTTTGAAGTACCTGTTCAAGCAACAATTGGTGGGAAAATTATTGCTAGAGAAACCATTAAAGCTTATAGAAAAGACGTTACTGCTAAGCTTTATGGAGGAGATGTAACTAGAAGACAAAAACTTCTTAAAAAACAAAAAGAAGGTAAAAAACGGATGAAAAAACTAGGGAGCATCGAAGTTCCTCAAGAAGCATTTTTATCAATTTTAAAAACCAATATCGATAATAAAAAATAA
- a CDS encoding PD-(D/E)XK nuclease family protein: protein MVNNFDIAKLIQKQNIYIYGVNEIGNLSIVLEIIKQNPNKRILVLYKKADLKKEQYQIIREMDKSNVACNQFYNFLKWTFGLESNEVNLIKAYQQKIIPKKVIDYDFIIYFDRSVDKKTDHFILFFDYICSLNHKKGHYLIMNDNVKSIQNISKKDICYLSINNDQKMIHPKEINWILNQRNNNIFFYLVNNNVLKPKNKLNKIELSFAQKIKSFIKRLLLKEIPITIKTNKSKDPKEAILKIIIKWMQNNQNVKILTSKKDYLIKQLANKLSMPLRVFENKYIYKAGDKDINALIIFPFDNYFFNSNSIADLMQLFYVSKQVVMLSLFEQKSIYFNQMNLFDYIDDQNIFIDQSLGFNSLQTRQIISLWQSKKHNITSLLDVISDKDYYDQEVKFLKIFDDIKITKIKLETNIIFPNKCNHQLLGSYVTYSYWYKHISNYDSSFVNNVINGLNKYQYINHNLISKHIQFINYTKQDSTEFLIYLINLFNWVNDPYRTNDKLSQIKFSKDLTIKSKIDDQLAKSIDNFMIKLLGTNETNVEIEKKIKLKHVHQIYGDIYINGRIDAIDHHNKIIYEFKTTSEKSLVKEMVQLILYKYILETKYSSYHDYNEYNLILINIKTQHKYQINCSKTTREKILNKLIHQTVLNKIEIK from the coding sequence ATGGTTAATAATTTTGATATAGCGAAATTGATACAAAAACAAAATATTTATATTTATGGAGTTAATGAAATAGGTAATTTATCAATTGTTTTAGAAATAATTAAACAAAATCCAAATAAAAGAATATTAGTTTTATATAAAAAAGCGGATTTGAAAAAAGAGCAATATCAAATCATTAGAGAAATGGATAAAAGTAATGTTGCTTGTAATCAGTTTTATAATTTTTTAAAATGGACTTTTGGATTAGAAAGTAATGAAGTAAATTTAATTAAAGCTTATCAACAAAAAATCATACCTAAGAAGGTTATTGATTATGATTTTATTATTTATTTTGATCGATCTGTTGACAAGAAAACAGATCATTTTATATTGTTTTTTGATTACATATGTAGCTTAAACCATAAAAAAGGTCATTATTTAATAATGAATGATAATGTAAAAAGCATTCAAAATATCTCTAAAAAAGATATTTGTTATTTATCAATAAATAATGATCAAAAAATGATTCATCCAAAAGAAATAAATTGGATATTAAATCAAAGAAATAACAATATATTTTTTTATTTAGTTAATAATAATGTTTTAAAACCAAAGAATAAGTTGAATAAAATAGAACTAAGTTTTGCTCAAAAAATCAAAAGTTTTATTAAAAGATTACTTTTAAAAGAAATACCTATAACAATTAAAACTAATAAATCAAAAGATCCTAAAGAAGCTATTTTAAAAATCATTATTAAATGAATGCAAAACAATCAAAATGTCAAGATACTAACATCTAAAAAAGATTATCTTATAAAACAACTTGCAAACAAATTATCAATGCCTTTAAGAGTGTTTGAAAATAAATATATTTATAAAGCTGGTGATAAAGATATTAATGCATTGATTATTTTTCCTTTTGATAATTATTTTTTCAATTCTAATTCCATAGCTGATTTAATGCAATTATTTTATGTTTCAAAACAAGTGGTAATGTTATCGTTGTTTGAACAAAAATCTATTTATTTTAATCAAATGAATTTATTTGATTACATTGATGATCAAAATATTTTTATTGATCAATCTTTAGGTTTTAATTCATTGCAAACTAGACAAATAATAAGCTTATGACAATCTAAAAAACATAATATAACTAGTTTATTAGATGTGATATCAGATAAAGATTATTATGACCAAGAAGTGAAATTTTTAAAAATATTTGATGATATTAAAATAACTAAAATAAAATTAGAAACTAATATTATTTTTCCAAATAAATGCAATCATCAATTATTAGGGTCTTATGTAACTTATAGTTATTGATATAAACACATATCTAATTATGATTCTTCATTTGTTAATAATGTTATAAATGGTTTAAATAAATATCAATATATTAATCACAATCTTATATCTAAACATATACAGTTTATTAACTATACCAAGCAAGATAGCACTGAATTTTTAATTTATTTGATTAATTTATTTAATTGAGTTAATGATCCTTATAGAACTAATGATAAATTAAGTCAAATTAAATTTAGCAAAGATTTAACCATAAAATCCAAAATAGATGATCAATTAGCTAAATCAATTGATAATTTTATGATCAAGTTATTAGGTACTAATGAAACTAATGTCGAAATAGAAAAGAAAATTAAATTAAAGCACGTACATCAAATTTATGGTGATATTTATATTAATGGAAGAATTGATGCAATAGACCATCATAATAAAATTATTTATGAATTTAAAACAACAAGTGAGAAATCACTTGTTAAAGAAATGGTTCAATTAATTTTATATAAATATATTTTAGAAACTAAATATTCAAGTTATCATGATTATAATGAATATAATTTAATCTTAATTAATATTAAAACTCAACATAAATATCAAATTAATTGCTCTAAAACAACTAGAGAAAAAATATTAAATAAGCTAATTCATCAAACAGTGTTAAATAAAATTGAAATTAAATAA
- a CDS encoding heat-inducible transcriptional repressor HrcA yields MSNKLNDKYEPILKYTVLLYIENNQPVSSSHLIKEFPEINFSSAKIRYLMNDLEKLGYLEKAHSSSGRIPTIQGLDYYAKYLSKSYEEDLREKLNQVFIEKREQISNTVEQAAEVISEMTGLTLVTSEFDKTHLLKSIDIVPLSDNSATTVLVISNGRVFSRMIEFDPNEISINDLRIAVRIFKEKLINVPINELKEATLLLKDVLAQAVTNYQIIIESFVKNVFNIHDKNVLQNNIYGKNNIILSNKINRINLSKIIDLIENHSVWERIEIELDNEQNTKVLVNDSGAYISKRIETNDHINEISIIGSNTCNFDDMRSALKLLEEFLTNKRK; encoded by the coding sequence ATGAGTAATAAATTGAATGATAAATATGAACCAATACTAAAATATACAGTATTGCTTTATATTGAGAATAATCAACCTGTAAGTAGTTCTCATTTGATAAAAGAGTTCCCTGAAATTAATTTTTCAAGTGCTAAAATTAGGTATTTAATGAATGATTTAGAAAAACTAGGTTATTTAGAAAAAGCTCATTCATCAAGTGGAAGAATTCCAACAATTCAAGGATTGGATTATTATGCTAAATATTTAAGTAAGTCTTATGAAGAAGATTTAAGAGAAAAATTAAATCAAGTTTTTATAGAAAAAAGAGAGCAAATTAGTAACACAGTAGAACAAGCTGCAGAAGTTATTTCAGAAATGACTGGATTAACTTTAGTTACTAGCGAGTTTGATAAGACTCATTTATTAAAAAGTATTGACATAGTTCCTTTAAGTGATAATTCTGCTACAACTGTTTTAGTTATTTCAAATGGTAGAGTTTTTTCAAGAATGATTGAATTTGATCCTAACGAGATATCAATTAATGATTTAAGAATCGCAGTAAGAATTTTTAAAGAAAAATTAATTAATGTACCAATTAATGAACTTAAAGAAGCTACTTTATTATTAAAGGATGTATTAGCTCAAGCAGTTACAAATTATCAAATTATTATTGAATCATTTGTTAAAAACGTTTTTAACATTCATGATAAAAACGTTTTACAAAATAATATTTATGGAAAAAATAACATTATTTTAAGTAATAAAATTAATCGAATTAATTTAAGTAAAATTATTGATTTAATAGAAAATCATTCTGTGTGAGAAAGAATTGAAATTGAATTGGATAATGAACAAAATACAAAAGTCTTAGTTAATGATTCAGGTGCTTATATATCAAAAAGAATTGAAACTAATGATCACATTAATGAAATTTCAATCATTGGATCTAACACATGTAATTTTGATGATATGCGTTCAGCTTTGAAATTATTAGAGGAATTTTTAACTAACAAAAGAAAATAA
- the grpE gene encoding nucleotide exchange factor GrpE, whose translation MTVSNIKKYLKQDIKEHYGHKLEKYDLLQGDFELIVDSEINEEYTLHKVITLGENQYLPNFDSHFFNKTIKHQIEIKFEFPKSYEIKEFRSKHATLIIKNVQVAKHNDQINALKVEIKELNTQAELAQYAFKTKMSELQLKANNEIQKVKDEQKEKLEKEKEEIKKFAASKLFESLMNPLSNFALATEFGKNSTNSEVKNYCLGFEIVIKQFRDIFEQNGANFINPIIGEEFNPEKEQVIDFVNDEQLENNVITKVVKEGLELNARVLIPASVIVNKK comes from the coding sequence ATGACAGTATCAAATATTAAAAAATATCTTAAACAAGACATTAAAGAACATTATGGACATAAATTAGAAAAATATGATTTACTACAAGGGGATTTTGAATTAATCGTTGATAGTGAAATCAATGAGGAATACACTTTGCATAAAGTTATTACTCTAGGAGAAAATCAATATTTACCTAATTTTGATTCTCATTTTTTTAATAAAACTATTAAACACCAAATTGAAATTAAGTTTGAATTTCCTAAATCATATGAAATTAAAGAATTTAGATCAAAGCATGCTACATTAATTATTAAAAATGTACAAGTAGCAAAACATAATGATCAAATTAATGCATTAAAAGTAGAAATTAAAGAATTAAATACTCAAGCAGAATTAGCTCAATATGCTTTTAAAACAAAAATGAGTGAATTACAATTAAAAGCAAATAATGAAATTCAAAAAGTAAAAGATGAACAAAAAGAAAAATTAGAAAAAGAAAAAGAAGAAATTAAAAAATTTGCTGCAAGCAAGCTATTTGAATCTTTAATGAATCCATTATCAAATTTTGCTTTAGCAACAGAATTTGGAAAAAATTCAACTAACAGTGAAGTTAAAAATTACTGTTTAGGTTTTGAAATTGTTATTAAGCAATTTAGAGATATTTTTGAACAAAATGGTGCAAATTTTATAAACCCTATTATAGGAGAAGAATTTAATCCTGAAAAAGAACAAGTAATTGATTTTGTTAATGATGAACAATTAGAAAATAATGTTATTACCAAAGTAGTTAAAGAAGGTTTAGAGTTAAATGCTAGAGTTCTAATCCCTGCTTCAGTAATAGTAAATAAAAAATAA
- the dnaK gene encoding molecular chaperone DnaK, with protein sequence MAKEIVLGIDLGTTNSVVSVIENQKPVVLENPNGKRTTPSVVAFKNNEIIVGEVAKRQVETNPNTIVSIKRLMGTSKTVYANNKDYKPEEISAMILSYMKDYAEAKLGQKVSKAVITVPAYFDNAQREATKIAGKIAGLDVLRIINEPTAAALAFGLEKSKDKSMKVLVYDLGGGTFDVSVLELEDGTFEVLSTSGDNHLGGDDWDNEIVKWMIKEIKDKYDFDAQSDKMALARLKETAEKAKIDLSSQSVASINLPFLAVTANGPVNVELELKRSEFESMTAHLLDRTRKPIQDALKEANVTAGDIHEVLLVGGSTRMPAVYEMVKRTLNKEPNRSINPDEVVSIGAAIQGAVLAGDIQDVLLLDVTPLTLGIETMGGIATPIIPRNTTIPVTKSQVFSTAADNQTEVTIRVVQGERQMAADNKLLGQFNLTGIPAAPRGVPQIEVSFSIDVNGIISVGAKDLNTQKEQKITISNSTKLSEDEIEKMIKEAEMNKEADSKRKEEAETIVRAESLIDQIKKANAEQADKMDDKAKEESEKLIKELQELIDKKDIANLKAKLDQVEEVMKNFANYAAQQNATNTESKEEKAEVVEE encoded by the coding sequence ATGGCTAAAGAAATAGTATTAGGAATTGACTTAGGAACAACAAACTCAGTTGTTTCTGTTATTGAAAATCAAAAACCAGTGGTATTAGAAAACCCAAATGGTAAGAGAACAACCCCTAGTGTTGTAGCGTTTAAAAATAATGAAATTATTGTTGGTGAAGTCGCTAAAAGACAAGTAGAAACTAATCCAAACACTATTGTTTCAATTAAAAGATTAATGGGAACAAGTAAAACAGTTTATGCAAATAATAAAGACTATAAACCAGAAGAAATTTCAGCAATGATTCTTTCATATATGAAAGATTATGCTGAGGCTAAATTAGGTCAAAAAGTTTCTAAAGCAGTTATTACAGTACCAGCTTACTTTGATAATGCTCAACGTGAAGCTACAAAAATCGCTGGAAAAATTGCAGGATTAGATGTTTTAAGAATTATTAACGAACCTACAGCTGCTGCATTAGCATTTGGTTTAGAAAAATCAAAAGATAAATCAATGAAAGTGTTAGTATATGACTTAGGTGGAGGAACATTTGACGTTTCAGTTTTAGAATTAGAAGATGGAACATTTGAAGTTCTTTCAACAAGTGGAGATAACCACTTAGGTGGAGATGATTGAGATAACGAAATTGTTAAATGAATGATTAAAGAAATTAAAGATAAATATGACTTTGATGCTCAATCAGATAAAATGGCACTTGCTAGATTAAAAGAAACAGCTGAAAAAGCAAAAATCGATCTTTCAAGTCAATCAGTTGCTTCAATTAATTTACCTTTCTTAGCTGTAACTGCTAATGGACCAGTTAATGTTGAATTAGAATTAAAACGTAGTGAATTTGAGTCAATGACAGCTCACTTATTAGATAGAACTAGAAAACCTATTCAAGACGCTTTAAAAGAAGCTAATGTTACTGCAGGAGATATCCATGAAGTATTATTAGTTGGTGGATCAACAAGAATGCCAGCTGTTTATGAAATGGTAAAAAGAACATTAAATAAAGAACCTAACCGTTCAATTAACCCAGATGAAGTTGTATCAATTGGTGCTGCTATTCAAGGTGCTGTTTTAGCCGGAGATATTCAAGATGTTTTATTACTTGATGTAACTCCTTTAACATTAGGAATTGAAACAATGGGAGGTATTGCAACACCTATTATCCCAAGAAACACAACTATTCCAGTAACTAAATCTCAAGTATTCTCAACTGCAGCAGATAACCAAACAGAAGTTACAATTAGAGTAGTTCAAGGTGAAAGACAAATGGCTGCTGATAATAAATTATTAGGTCAATTTAACTTAACAGGTATCCCGGCAGCTCCAAGAGGGGTTCCACAAATTGAAGTTAGTTTCTCAATTGACGTTAATGGTATTATTAGCGTTGGTGCAAAAGATTTAAACACTCAAAAAGAACAAAAAATTACAATTTCAAACTCAACTAAATTAAGTGAAGATGAAATTGAAAAAATGATTAAAGAAGCTGAAATGAATAAAGAAGCTGATTCAAAACGTAAAGAAGAAGCAGAAACTATTGTTAGAGCTGAAAGCTTAATCGACCAAATCAAAAAAGCAAACGCAGAACAAGCGGACAAAATGGATGATAAAGCTAAAGAAGAATCTGAAAAATTAATTAAAGAATTACAAGAATTAATTGATAAAAAAGATATTGCTAACTTAAAAGCAAAATTAGATCAAGTTGAAGAAGTTATGAAAAACTTTGCAAACTATGCTGCTCAACAAAATGCAACAAATACTGAATCTAAAGAAGAAAAAGCAGAAGTTGTAGAAGAATAA
- a CDS encoding glucose-6-phosphate isomerase encodes MKYLELNLNNALSSGLSELEKYQDQVSKIHFDVLNKNVDEKDWLGWYNLPSDHNKDEFAAMEAKAKEWKKQGVEVVVVIGIGGSYLGAKSGYDFIYGPYSTKQPDMELLFAGNDISAETLVAKLKYVSNKKFAINVISKSGTTLEPSIAFREFRTLLESKHTPEEVKELIVATTDKSKGVLFDLAQSKGYTKFIVPDDIGGRFSVLTPVGIFPFMCAGINAKEVLEGARVTNEELSSELIQENAAYAYAATRNLLHSKGFLAEMMVSYEPKLQYFSEWWKQLFAESEGKDGKGIWPLSSIFSTDLHSLGQMIQDGNKILFETVLTLKNPMENIKFEIAEGDIDKLSFLNGKDLHLVNNVAFEATTKAHTEVGKVPNIHLLFDKFDEFTLGALFMFFERALTMSAYLLGVNPFNQPGVEVYKKNMFSMLGKK; translated from the coding sequence ATGAAATATTTAGAATTAAACTTAAATAACGCTTTATCAAGCGGTTTAAGTGAATTAGAAAAATATCAAGATCAAGTTTCAAAAATTCATTTTGATGTATTAAATAAAAATGTTGATGAAAAAGATTGATTAGGATGATACAACTTACCAAGTGATCACAACAAAGATGAATTTGCCGCAATGGAAGCAAAAGCTAAAGAATGAAAAAAACAAGGTGTTGAAGTTGTTGTTGTTATCGGAATTGGTGGATCATATTTAGGTGCTAAATCAGGTTATGATTTCATTTATGGGCCTTATTCAACAAAACAACCAGATATGGAATTATTATTTGCAGGAAATGATATTTCAGCAGAAACATTAGTTGCTAAATTAAAATATGTTTCAAACAAAAAATTTGCTATTAATGTTATTTCAAAATCTGGAACAACTCTAGAACCAAGTATTGCTTTTAGAGAATTTCGTACATTATTAGAAAGCAAACATACACCAGAAGAAGTGAAAGAATTAATAGTTGCAACAACAGATAAATCAAAAGGTGTATTATTTGATTTAGCTCAAAGCAAAGGTTATACAAAATTCATCGTACCAGATGACATTGGTGGTAGATTTTCTGTTTTAACACCTGTTGGTATTTTCCCATTTATGTGTGCTGGAATTAATGCTAAAGAAGTATTAGAAGGTGCAAGAGTCACAAATGAAGAATTAAGTTCTGAATTAATTCAAGAAAATGCTGCTTATGCATATGCTGCTACAAGAAACTTATTACATTCAAAAGGTTTCTTAGCTGAAATGATGGTTTCATATGAACCTAAATTACAATACTTTAGTGAATGATGAAAACAATTATTTGCTGAATCAGAAGGAAAAGATGGAAAAGGAATTTGACCATTAAGCTCAATTTTCTCAACTGATTTACACTCACTTGGACAAATGATTCAAGATGGAAACAAAATTTTATTTGAAACTGTTTTAACTCTTAAAAACCCAATGGAAAATATTAAATTTGAAATTGCTGAAGGTGATATTGATAAATTATCATTCTTAAATGGAAAAGATTTACATTTAGTTAATAATGTTGCTTTTGAAGCTACAACAAAAGCTCATACAGAAGTTGGTAAAGTTCCAAACATTCATTTATTATTTGATAAATTTGATGAATTTACTTTAGGTGCTTTATTTATGTTCTTTGAAAGAGCATTAACAATGAGTGCTTATTTATTAGGAGTAAATCCATTTAATCAACCAGGTGTTGAAGTTTATAAGAAAAATATGTTTAGTATGTTAGGAAAAAAATAA